DNA sequence from the Streptomyces tsukubensis genome:
ACCGCGGCAGTCGATCCCTCGGACCGGTCCGGGGATCCGGGGAAAGCGGAGCAGGACGGGACCGGGTCGGCGGTCGATCCCGCGCGGGCCGCGCAGCTGGCCCGGCAGCGCACCGCCCTGGCCGACGCCGCCCGCCGGAAGGCCCGGGACGCCGATCCCGTACGGTCCGGACTCCGCCGCGCGGTCCTCGCCGAAGCGGCCGTCGCGGCGGTCGTGCTCGCGGTGACGACGGCCCTGACGGCCACCGAGCCCGGCCGTACCGAGGAGACGGCGGACCGGGCGGCCGTGAGCGGCAGCTCCCCCTCGGCGGACTCCCGGCCCCGGGGACCCGCCGAGACCACGATCCCCTTCGACACCGGCGGGCCGAACGGCAAGGGCACGATCCGGCTCACCCTCAATCCGGCGGCCCCGGGCGCCAACGAGCTGACGCTGCGGATCACCGGCACGGCCGGAAAGCCGCTGGAAGCACCCGAGGTGAGGGCCTCCTTCACCCTCCCGGACCAGCAGATCGGCCCGCTGCCCGTCACCCCCGTGAAGGTGGCGCCGGGGCAGTGGCGTGCCGATCGGGTCCAGATCCCGATGCCCGGTGACTGGCGGGTCAAGGTGACCGTGCGGACCTCGGACATCGACCAGACCACCGTCGACGAGAACGTGAAGATCGGCTGACGTACCCCATGGCAGAGAAGAAACCCGTGGCAAAGAAGAAGAGTACGACGACGGTGTCGGTGTCGGTGCCGGTGCCGGTGTCGGTGTCGGGCGCGGACCCGGGCACGACCGCGCGGGCCGGGGTTCCGGCGGGACGGGCTTCCAGGCCGTCCGGCACCTCCCCCGGACGGGAATCCGGCGCGGGCAGTAACGGCGACCGCGCCGGGGGCGGACGGCGCGATCGGACCGGAGACCCGGACCCCGTCGGTCCCTCACGGCGGCGGATCATCGCGGCCGCGGGCACCGCCGGTGCGACCGGGCTGGCGCTGGGCGCCGCCGGGGGCGCCCTGGCCCATGCCGCCTCCCGTGACACCCCGACCGCGCTCACGACGGTCGGCTCGACGGAGGCAATGTTTCACGGGAAACATCAGGCGGGCATCACCACACCCCTCCAGTCCCGTGGCCATCTCATCGCCTTCGACCTGGCACCCGGCGCGGGCCGCAAGGAGGCGGCCGCCCTGCTCCGCCGCTGGTCGGCGCTGGCTGCGGCGCTGATGGCGGGTAAGCCCGCCCCGGGCGCCGATACGGGTGCCGATACGGGCGTCGCCCTCGACGCCGGACCGTCGTCCCTGACCCTCACCTTCGGCTTCGGCCGGACATTCTTCGACCGTACGGGCCTGGCCGCCCGGCGTCCGGCCGGTCTGGACCCGCTGCCCGCGTTCTCCGCCGACCAGTTGGACGCCCGGCGCTCCAACGGCGATCTCTGGGTGCAGATCGGCGCGAACGACGCCCTGGTCGCCTTCCACGCGCTGCGCGCGGTGCAGCGCGCGGCCGGGGAGGCCGCCCGTCTGCGGTGGCAGATGGACGGCTTCAACCGCTCGCCGGGCGCCACGGACCGGCCGATGACCACCCGCAATCTGATGGGCCAGGTCGACGGCACCAACAACCCCCAGTCGTCCGATCCGGACTTCGACCGCCGGATCTTCGTCCCGGGCGGCGGAGAACACGACTGGCTGGCCAACGGCTCGTACGCGGTCGTCCGGCGGATCCGGATGCTCCTGGACCCCTGGGAGCGGCTGCCGCTCGCGAAACAGGAGCGGATCATCGGCCGCCGCAAGTCGGACGGCGCCCCGCTGACCGGCGGTTCGGAGACGACACCGCTCGGGCTGGAAGAGCTGGATACGGACGGCCGGCCGGTGATTCCGGCGAACGCCCACTCCCGGATCTCAGCGCCGGAGCAGAACCAGGGTGCGGCGATGCTGCGGCGCCCGTTCTCGTACCACGACGGCGCCCTGCCGGACGGCTCCCCGGACGCCGGTCTGCTCTTCGTCTGCTGGCAGGCGGACCCGCTGCGGGGCTTTGTGCCCGTCCAGCGGAAGCTGGACCGGGGGGACGCCCTGTCGGAGTTCGTACGCCACGAGGCGAGCGCGCTGTTCGCGGTGCCGGGCGGCCCGGCGGAGGGGGAGTACGTGGGGCAGCGGCTCCTGGAAGCCTAGGGAAACCGGGCGGGGCGGCTTCGGGCCGGGGCTAGGGTGACTCGTATGTCAGCCACGCGGTACACGTATCTGGGCCCCGAGGGCACGTTCACCGAGGCCGCCCTCCGCACCCTGCCGGAGGCCGCCACCCGGGAACTCGTCCCGATGGTGTCGGTCCCGGCGGCGCTCGACGCCGTACGGAACGGGGACGCCGCGGCGGCCCTGGTCCCCATCGAGAACTCGGTCGAGGGCGGGGTGACGGCGACCCTCGACGAGCTGGCGTCGGGCGAACCCCTGATGATCTACCGCGAAGTGGTACTGCCGATCGCCTTCGCGCTGCTGGTACGGCCGGGGACGAAGCTGTCCGCCATCAAGACCGTCACCGGGCATCCGGTGGCCCAGCCCCAGGTCCGGAAGTGGCTGCGGGCCCATCTCCCGGACGCCTTGTGGGAGTCCGCCGCGTCGAACGCGGACGGGGCGCGGCTGGTGCAGGAGGGGCGGTACGACGCGGCCTTCGCGGGCGAGTTCGCGGCGGCCACGTACGGCCTCGAAGCCCTGGTGACGGATATCCACGACGCGCAGAACGCGGAGACCCGGTTCGTGCTGGTCGGCCGTCCGGCCCGGCCCGCGGCACCGACCGGCGCGGACAAGACGTCGGTCGTGATCTGGCAGCGGGAGGACCATCCGGGCGGTCTGCTGGAGCTGCTGCAGGAGTTCGCGGTACGGGGCGTCAACCTGATGCTGCTCCAGTCCCGCCCCACCGGGGAGGGCATCGGGAACTACTGCTTCGCGATCGACGCCGAGGGGCATATCTCCGACCGGCGGGTGGGCGAGGCGCTGATGGGGCTGAAGCGGATCTGTCCCGAGGTGCGGTTCCTGGGGTCGTATCCCCGGGCGGGGGTGGAGGCCGGAGACGTCGGCGGAGTGCGGACCGGCACATCGGACGCGGACTTCACCGCGGCCTCCGACTGGCTGGCCCGCTGCCAGGACGGCCGGCCCTGATCGTTCCCCGGGGCGCCCCGACCGCGCGAGTGCCCTGACCACTCCGAGGGCCCGGCCGCCCCACCGGCCCGGCCGCCTCGACCGGGTCGACCGGGTCGGCCACCTCGACCGGGTCGGTCGCACCGGTCCGCCGTCCGCCGGTCCGGTATCCGGGTGCCGTCGGACTGACCGGAACTTTCCCTACCTGCTGATTTTCATCATCCACAGAGTTATCCACAGGTCAGGACTCTCGACCTGGGGACAAGTCGACAGCGCGGAGCGACATCGTCGACAAATCGGCTCTCACACCCCGGAGAGCCCGGAACCGGACTCCACCCGTCCACAGCCGGCGGGACGCACCCCTGACAGGAGCCCGTCACCCTCATTTCATCGAGCCCCTCCTGGGGCGAGTAATTCCCACCCGAATGAGTGGGTGGGAAGGGTTTGAGAAGGGAATCCCGAAGGTGCGGCAGAGTTCCCAGGAATGATCAGTTCCGCAATCCACAGTTTTCTCACACAGCCTGTGGATAACTTTCCGGCAGGCGGCCCACCTGTGGACAACCGGCGGCCAAGTCCCGCAGCCCACAAGGAAAATGGGTCAATTCCAGCCGCCCCGGCATGCCCCGTTCCGGCGATGGGCGATGATTTCCCTTGACGGACACCACCGCGGAGCCGTCTCCGCTCGCACCTCCCGCGTTCGCCACCCCACAAGCCACTAAATCCCAGCAATAGGGACAAAAGGCTACGCAACGCAATATGAGGTGGCCGAGTGGGAGGCGAGCACCGGTAGCCTGGTGGGGTGATTGACCTTCGCCTGCTCCGTGAGGACCCCGACCGTGTTCGCGCCTCCCAGCGCGCCCGTGGAGAGGACGTCGAGCTCGTCGACGCCCTCCTCTCCGCCGACGAGCGGCGCAGGTCGTCCGGCGTCCGCTTCGACGAACTGCGCTCCGAGCAGAAGTCGCTCGGCAGGCTCGTCTCCAAGGCGTCCCCCGAGGAGCGCGCCGAGCTGCTGACCCGCGCGGAGCAGCTCAAGGCCGACGTCAAGGCGGCCGAGGCCGCCCAGAACGAGGCCGACGAGGAGACCCGCGGACTTCTGCTCCGCCTGGGCAACCTCGTCCACCCCGACGTTCCGGTCGGCGGCGAGGAGGACTTCGTCGTCCTGGAGACGCACGGCACGATCCGCGACTTCGCCGCCGAGGGTTTCGAGCCCCGTGACCATCTGGAGCTGGGCGAGGCGCTGGGCGCCATCGACGTCGAGCGCGGCGCCAAGGTCTCCGGATCGCGCTTCTACTACCTGACCGGTGTCGGCGCCCTGCTGGAGCTGGCGCTGGTCAACGCGGCCATCGCCCAGGCGACCGAGGCGGGCTTCATCCCGATGCTCACCCCGGCCCTGGTCCGGCCGCGCGCCATGGAGGGCACCGGCTTCCTCGGCCAGGCCGCGGAGAACGTCTACCACCTGGAGAAGGACGACTACTACCTGGTCGGCACCTCCGAGGTCCCCCTCGCCGCGTACCACATGGACGAAATTCTCGACGCCGAGAAGCTGCCCCTGCGCTACGCGGGCTTCTCGCCGTGCTTCCGCCGCGAGGCGGGCACGTACGGCAAGGACACCCGCGGCATCTTCCGCGTGCACCAGTTCGACAAGGTCGAGATGTTCTCGTACGTCGCCCCCGAGGACGCCGAGGCCGAGCACCGGCGGCTGCTGGAGTGGGAGAAGCAGTGGCTGACCTCGCTGGAGCTGCCGTTCCAGGTCATCGACGTGGCCTCGGCCGATCTGGGCTCCTCCGCATCGCGGAAGTTCGACTGCGAGGCGTGGATCCCGACCCAGGGCAAGTACCGCGAGCTGACGTCCGCGTCGAACTGTGACGGCTTCCAGGCCCGCCGGCTGTCGGTCCGGTACCGGGACGGCAAGAAGACGCAGCCGGTGGCGACGCTCAACGGCACGCTCTGCGCCGTACCGCGCACCATCGTGGCCATCCTGGAGAACCACCAGCTCGCGGACGGTTCGGTCCGGGTGCCCGAAGCCCTGCGGCCGTATCTGGGCGGACGGGAAGTCCTGGAGCCGATCGCCCGGTGAGCACGCCAGCACAGAGCCCGCGCGATCCCCGAAAGACACAGCAGTCGCAACAGGCACAGGAGCCCGGGCGGGAGCAGCAGCCCGGGCCGGAGCAGGAGCAGCGCGGAGCGTTCCCGTACCCCCTGATCGCCACCGATCTTGACGGAACGCTTCTGCGCGGCGACGGCACGGTCTCCGTCCGCAACCGGGACGCGCTCGCCGCGGCCACGGCCGCGGGGGCCGCGCATATCGTCGTGACGGGCCGCGGTGTGCCGTGGACCCGCTACATACTCGACGACCTCGGCTACCGCGGCCTCGCGGTCTGCGGTCAGGGCGCGCAGGTCTACCACGCGGGCGAGCACCGGCTGCTGACCTCCCTCACCCTCGACCGGAAGATCGCCGCGATCGCGCTGGCCAAGCTGGAGGCGGAGATCGGGCGGGTGGCGCTGGCCGCCAGCCGCGACGGTCTCGACGGGGACGTACTGATCAGCGCGGACTACGCGGCCCACGACGGGCCGCTGCCGTATGTCGCGCTGACCGATGTGGAGCAGTTGTGGGCCGAACCCCTCAACAAGATCTACATCCAGCACCACAGCCTCGACGACGACGCCCTGACGAAGGTCGCCCGGGAGACCGTGGGCGGTCTCGTCGACGTCGTCATGGCGGGGCCCGGCGTCGTGGAGCTGATACCGCTGGGGCTCACCAAGGCCACCGGGCTCTCCCTGGCCGCCCGCCGGCTCGGGGTGAAGGCGTCCGGCACGATCGCGTTCGGTGATATGCCCAATGACATCCCGATGTTCGCCTGGGCCGCGCACGGGGTCGCCATGGCCAATGCCCACGACGAGCTGAAGGCCGTCGCCGACGCGGTCACCGTCTCGAACGACGACGACGGTATCGCCGTGACGTTGGAAGGTCTGCTCGCGGCCTGAGCCGAATGGTTCCTGCGGCCCCTTTGGCCGGCCCTCCCGCGGCGAACTGCCGGGGGGAAGGGGGCGGCCCGCGCAGATGCGCGCTCGAAGCGGCCGCCCCCTCGGGCCGTACCGTGGCGCGGACGCCCGCCGATACGGCGGCTCCGCGGCCCTTCCGGTACCGCCCGGACGGAAGCGCGTCGGACGCTCGCGTCGCGTCGCGCTCCTCTCCCGGTCCCGGGGTTTCCGGCTGAACCGGCTTCCCCACTCTCCTCCCAACAACCGTGACCCGCCACCGGATTTCCGCCCGGCGGGCGAGGTCCGGGAGCGGTGCCGCGGGCCCGGGAAGCGGTACGGCGAAGGCCCCCGTCCGGGTGTCCGGAGGGGGCCTTCGCCACATGATGCGGGGGGGGCCGGCGCGGCCGGGGCCCTTTCGGACCGGGTGTCTCACTCCTCCCCGGCGAGCTTCAGCACCTTCAGCCGCTGGCCCGCGTACCACGTCGCCGCCACCGTGACGACGGTCAGCAGGACGACCGCCACCGGCAGACCGACGGCGGAACCGACGAATCCGTCTCCGGCGATCCGCTCGGCGAGCGCCAGCGACCACTGCTGCACGCTGAGCGTGCGGGCGCCCTCGACCAGCCGGCCGAAGAGCCCTTCCCAGACCAGGGCGTAGATCAGGCCGATGACGACGGCGTTCCGGCTGACCGTGCCGATGAGCAGGAACAGCGCGCTGTAGGCGATCGACCCGAAGAGCGCCGCGACGGTGTAGGCGATGGCGATCTGCTGGCCGTTGTTGTTGAGGATGAAGCCCGCGATCAGGGTCGGGACGGCGGAGAAGGCCATGGTGACCGCTATCGCGACGATCAGCTTGGTGAAGATGATCGTGGGCCGCTTCACCGGCTTGGCCAGCAGATAGACGATGGAACCGTCGTCGATCTCGGGGCCGATGGTGCCGGTGCCCGCGATGACGCCGATCAGCGGCACCATCGTGGCGAGGGCGAAACCGGAGAGCAGTTCGTTGGCGGTGTCGTCGTCCGCGCCGTTGAAGAAGCGGATCGCGATGGCGATGATCAGCAGCAGTCCGGGCAGGACGAAGAGGATCGCGGCCCGGCGGCGGCCGAGTACGGCCCGGTAGGTGAGCCGGGCGACCGTGGGGTTGTACATGGCGTCACAGCTCCTTTCAGGCCGCTACGAGGTAGGAGAAGACCGATTCGAGGGATTCGTCGGACGGCGAGACCGTGAGCAGCCGGATGGAGTTGTCCCGGGCGACGCGCGGCAGCAGTTCGGTGAACCGGCCGAAGTCGACGGCCTGGATGCGCAGGGCACCCTCGGTGAGATCGACTTCGATCCCGGAGGTCGACGGGTCGGCGATCAGCGCGGCGGCGAGCGCGCGGTCGTCGCTGGAGCGGACGAGATAGCGGTGCGGGCGGTCCGTCATCAGCCGGCGGATGCGGCGGAAGTCTCCCGAGGCGGCGTGCCGGCCGGCGACAACGACCTCGATATGCGCGGCGAGCTGCTCGACCTCTTCGAGGATATGGGAGGAGAACAGCACCGTACGGCCTTCGGCACCCATGCGCCGCAGCAGCTCCATGAGCTGCATGCGCTGCCGGGGGTCCATACCGTTGAACGGTTCGTCGAGCAGCAGCACGGACGGATTGTGGACCAGCGCCGAGGCCATCTTCACCCGCTGGCGCATGCCTTTGCTGTACGTCGAGATCTTCCGGTCCTGGGCGTATTCCATCTCGACCGTGGCGAGGGCATGGGCGGCTTCCTTGGCGCCGAAGCCGTGCAGTTCGGAGTTGGCGACGACGAACTCGCGGCCGGTGAGGAAGTCGTACATCGCCTCACGCTCGGGTACGACACCGATCTCGCGGTAGGCGGATTCGTTGCGCCAGATCGGGGTGCCGTCCAGGGTGACACTGCCCGTCGACGGCGCCAGGAAACCACCCATCATGTTGATGAGAGTGGACTTTCCGGCTCCGTTGGGTCCGAGCAGTCCGGTGACGCCCGGGCCGATGGACATGGTGATGTCGTTGACGGCGACGACGTTTCCGAACCACCGGGAGACGTGGTCGATGGAGATGGTGGTCATGGGCGCGGCCCGTTCTCTCGGATCTGCCGGAACTCGGGGAGTTCGCGGGGTGCTCGGTGGGTGTCGTTCACAGTCCCGCCTTCGCGTAGCGGCGCATCAGCGCGGCGTACGATCCGGCGATGAGCGCGAGGACGACCAGCAGATAGACCACGCCGACCGCGGCTCCGGGGCCCTCGCCGCCGGGGAATCCGCTGCCGGCTCCGAGGAAGGCGGTCTGGAAGCCGTCGATCAGGCTGAACGGCGAGAAGAGGCCGATCCACTTGACCACATGGCCGGATCCATTGGCCTCGGCGATGGCCTGGACGGAGGTCACCGCACCGAAGCTGATCACCAGCATGCCGATGATCGCGGCGACGCCGAAGCCCCGCCGGGGCGTGGTGGCGGCCAGCACGAGGCCGATTCCGGCGTACAGGACGGAGAGCACGGCGACGGAGACCAGTCCCTGGCCGAACTCCTTCGACTGGTCGAGGAAGTCCATCTTGGCCAGCAGCGCCCCGATGTAGAGCACGACCAGCGGCAGCGCCGTGAGAAGGAACATGGCGGACGCCATCGCCCCGTACTTCGCGACCACGTAGTCGACGCGTTCGATGGGGCGGGAGAAGTAGAGGGGCACCGTACGGAACCGCAGGTCGCGGGAGACGGTCTGCGGCGCCTGGGCCGCCAGGAAGAGCGCGATCACCATGGAGAGGGCACCGGCGTACTGGGTGTACTCCAGGGGCAGTTCGTCCGATTTGATGGTGACCGCGACCGCCACCATGATCAGTGCGGGTACGCACATCACGGCGAACAGCAGCATCGGCATGACCTTGGACTTCGCCGAGCGGCCGAGGCCGAAGGCACCGCGCAGGGACTGTACGTAGAGGGAGCGGCGCACATAGGCGCGGCCGAGGCGGCGGCCCGAGTAGTTGCGGTAGCCGATGTTGTGGATCCGGGCGGCTTCGGGCGCCGTGTCCGCGCCGCCGGCCGGGGAGGGGGTCGTGGTGCTCATCGGGGCTGCCCCTTCGTGGCCTGGGCCGGGTCGGCGGCCGGTGCCCGGCCGGTGCCGGGCGCGGTGGCCTCGGCGGCGGGCGCGGGCGTGTGGGAGCGCGCGGCGGGCGGCATCGCGGCCGGGGGTGCGGCGGCCGTCTCGTCCGGGCCCGTCCGGAAGACCTCCGCTATGTGGTGGCGGCGCTGTTCCATCCGTACGAGGCCGAGGCCGAGCGCCGCGACGGTGTCGCGGACGACGTCGTACGTCTCCTCGCCCCGCGCCTCCATGAGGAGGATGTGGCCGGCGCCGGGCAGGCCGTCCTCCATCCGGTCGTGGAGGGTGACCCCGGCGGCGATCAGCCGTTCCCGCAGGGCGGCGGTGCCGTCCGGGTGGGTGTCGGAGTCGGTGACCTCGACGGCGAGGGTGGTGGTGGCCTGGGTGAAGTCGCTGGTGGAGCTGGAGCGCAGCAGGGCGCCGCCGTCGATGACGACGACGTGGTCACAGGTGCGTTCGAGTTCGCCGAGGAGATGGGAGGTGACCAGGACCGAGATGCCGAAGTCCGTGTAGACGCGGCGGATCAGGCCGAGCATCTCGTCCCGGCCGACCGGGTCGAGGCCGTTGGTCGGCTCGTCGAGCAGCACCAGCTTGGGGTCGTGGACCAGCGCCTGGGCGAGCTTGACGCGCTGCTTCATACCGGTCGAGTAGCCGCCGATGGGGCGGTACCGCTCCTCGTAGAGGCCGACGTGGCGCAGGGTGTCGGCGGTGCGCTCGCGGGCCGCGGAGGCCGGGAGCCCCGACATGCGTGCCATGTGGACGACGAACTCGGTGGCGGAGACATCGGGCGGCAGGCAGTCGTGTTCGGGCATGTAGCCGACCTGCTCGCGGATGGAGGCGCCCTCGGTCGCGACGTCGAAGCCGAGCACGGA
Encoded proteins:
- a CDS encoding ABC transporter ATP-binding protein, whose amino-acid sequence is MTTISIDHVSRWFGNVVAVNDITMSIGPGVTGLLGPNGAGKSTLINMMGGFLAPSTGSVTLDGTPIWRNESAYREIGVVPEREAMYDFLTGREFVVANSELHGFGAKEAAHALATVEMEYAQDRKISTYSKGMRQRVKMASALVHNPSVLLLDEPFNGMDPRQRMQLMELLRRMGAEGRTVLFSSHILEEVEQLAAHIEVVVAGRHAASGDFRRIRRLMTDRPHRYLVRSSDDRALAAALIADPSTSGIEVDLTEGALRIQAVDFGRFTELLPRVARDNSIRLLTVSPSDESLESVFSYLVAA
- a CDS encoding HAD family hydrolase produces the protein MIATDLDGTLLRGDGTVSVRNRDALAAATAAGAAHIVVTGRGVPWTRYILDDLGYRGLAVCGQGAQVYHAGEHRLLTSLTLDRKIAAIALAKLEAEIGRVALAASRDGLDGDVLISADYAAHDGPLPYVALTDVEQLWAEPLNKIYIQHHSLDDDALTKVARETVGGLVDVVMAGPGVVELIPLGLTKATGLSLAARRLGVKASGTIAFGDMPNDIPMFAWAAHGVAMANAHDELKAVADAVTVSNDDDGIAVTLEGLLAA
- a CDS encoding ABC transporter ATP-binding protein, with product MNVIALEGLSKRYPRVTALDRLSLDIGPGVTGLVGANGAGKSTMIKILLGLSPATEGRASVLGFDVATEGASIREQVGYMPEHDCLPPDVSATEFVVHMARMSGLPASAARERTADTLRHVGLYEERYRPIGGYSTGMKQRVKLAQALVHDPKLVLLDEPTNGLDPVGRDEMLGLIRRVYTDFGISVLVTSHLLGELERTCDHVVVIDGGALLRSSSTSDFTQATTTLAVEVTDSDTHPDGTAALRERLIAAGVTLHDRMEDGLPGAGHILLMEARGEETYDVVRDTVAALGLGLVRMEQRRHHIAEVFRTGPDETAAAPPAAMPPAARSHTPAPAAEATAPGTGRAPAADPAQATKGQPR
- a CDS encoding ABC transporter permease — encoded protein: MYNPTVARLTYRAVLGRRRAAILFVLPGLLLIIAIAIRFFNGADDDTANELLSGFALATMVPLIGVIAGTGTIGPEIDDGSIVYLLAKPVKRPTIIFTKLIVAIAVTMAFSAVPTLIAGFILNNNGQQIAIAYTVAALFGSIAYSALFLLIGTVSRNAVVIGLIYALVWEGLFGRLVEGARTLSVQQWSLALAERIAGDGFVGSAVGLPVAVVLLTVVTVAATWYAGQRLKVLKLAGEE
- a CDS encoding ABC transporter permease, encoding MSTTTPSPAGGADTAPEAARIHNIGYRNYSGRRLGRAYVRRSLYVQSLRGAFGLGRSAKSKVMPMLLFAVMCVPALIMVAVAVTIKSDELPLEYTQYAGALSMVIALFLAAQAPQTVSRDLRFRTVPLYFSRPIERVDYVVAKYGAMASAMFLLTALPLVVLYIGALLAKMDFLDQSKEFGQGLVSVAVLSVLYAGIGLVLAATTPRRGFGVAAIIGMLVISFGAVTSVQAIAEANGSGHVVKWIGLFSPFSLIDGFQTAFLGAGSGFPGGEGPGAAVGVVYLLVVLALIAGSYAALMRRYAKAGL
- the efeB gene encoding iron uptake transporter deferrochelatase/peroxidase subunit; the encoded protein is MAEKKPVAKKKSTTTVSVSVPVPVSVSGADPGTTARAGVPAGRASRPSGTSPGRESGAGSNGDRAGGGRRDRTGDPDPVGPSRRRIIAAAGTAGATGLALGAAGGALAHAASRDTPTALTTVGSTEAMFHGKHQAGITTPLQSRGHLIAFDLAPGAGRKEAAALLRRWSALAAALMAGKPAPGADTGADTGVALDAGPSSLTLTFGFGRTFFDRTGLAARRPAGLDPLPAFSADQLDARRSNGDLWVQIGANDALVAFHALRAVQRAAGEAARLRWQMDGFNRSPGATDRPMTTRNLMGQVDGTNNPQSSDPDFDRRIFVPGGGEHDWLANGSYAVVRRIRMLLDPWERLPLAKQERIIGRRKSDGAPLTGGSETTPLGLEELDTDGRPVIPANAHSRISAPEQNQGAAMLRRPFSYHDGALPDGSPDAGLLFVCWQADPLRGFVPVQRKLDRGDALSEFVRHEASALFAVPGGPAEGEYVGQRLLEA
- the pheA gene encoding prephenate dehydratase, encoding MSATRYTYLGPEGTFTEAALRTLPEAATRELVPMVSVPAALDAVRNGDAAAALVPIENSVEGGVTATLDELASGEPLMIYREVVLPIAFALLVRPGTKLSAIKTVTGHPVAQPQVRKWLRAHLPDALWESAASNADGARLVQEGRYDAAFAGEFAAATYGLEALVTDIHDAQNAETRFVLVGRPARPAAPTGADKTSVVIWQREDHPGGLLELLQEFAVRGVNLMLLQSRPTGEGIGNYCFAIDAEGHISDRRVGEALMGLKRICPEVRFLGSYPRAGVEAGDVGGVRTGTSDADFTAASDWLARCQDGRP
- the serS gene encoding serine--tRNA ligase — protein: MIDLRLLREDPDRVRASQRARGEDVELVDALLSADERRRSSGVRFDELRSEQKSLGRLVSKASPEERAELLTRAEQLKADVKAAEAAQNEADEETRGLLLRLGNLVHPDVPVGGEEDFVVLETHGTIRDFAAEGFEPRDHLELGEALGAIDVERGAKVSGSRFYYLTGVGALLELALVNAAIAQATEAGFIPMLTPALVRPRAMEGTGFLGQAAENVYHLEKDDYYLVGTSEVPLAAYHMDEILDAEKLPLRYAGFSPCFRREAGTYGKDTRGIFRVHQFDKVEMFSYVAPEDAEAEHRRLLEWEKQWLTSLELPFQVIDVASADLGSSASRKFDCEAWIPTQGKYRELTSASNCDGFQARRLSVRYRDGKKTQPVATLNGTLCAVPRTIVAILENHQLADGSVRVPEALRPYLGGREVLEPIAR